From a region of the Rhipicephalus microplus isolate Deutch F79 chromosome X, USDA_Rmic, whole genome shotgun sequence genome:
- the LOC142776968 gene encoding uncharacterized protein LOC142776968 yields MPKGRHRHCYAPGCRTGYSGVKAEKQLSLFSVPKDEARRALWEKNLHRSDKLLDSKCAVCELHFDKRYIQRDYVHIVNGKEVRIERGTPALTSDAVPTVLPNAPKYLSSTAPPKRAPRKRETPAKLDDTKRKRKKVESPCSTAAVEEPFESDGFDSPVLGADNLCNLSTPSAYWSSHRFTNFEGTVYALGELVESTGTVNSDRSVLFSVSKDQEVSFRTFLAGKLITEGRVETVREAEGVLLRASGLLKCPGAMSTSAIIAEELTKSLLKKKKNSRHWRRFLQPEMRSNDSDRRSSLPVLSVPSKGSSHKNVLAQVPSPKASEDSCPEAEVNLAKAQAPF; encoded by the exons ATGCCAAAAGGCAGGCATCGGCATTGTTATGCGCCAGGCTGTCGCACCGGTTACTCGGGCGTTAAAGCGGAGAAGCAGCTTTcattgttcagcgtgccgaaagATGAAGCTCGTCGGGCGCTCTGGGAGAAGAACTTACATCGGAGCGACAAACTCCTGGATAGCAAATGCGCAGTGTGTGAGCTCCACTTCGATAAGCGGTACATTCAGCGGGACTACGTGCACATTGTGAACGGAAAGGAGGTGAGGATTGAGCGCGGAACACCAGCACTAACGAGTGACGCAGTGCCTACGGTATTGCCAAATGCGCCAAAGTACTTGAGCTCGACAGCTCCTCCCAAGCGAGCACCTCGCAAACGGGAGACACCAGCCAAGCTTGATGATACAAAGCGCAAAAGGAAGAAAGTTGAAAGCCCATGCAGCACTGCGGCTGTGGAAGAGCCGTTCGAAAGCGACGGATTTGATTCCCCAGTGCTTGGCGCTGACAATTTGTGTAATCTGAGTACTCCGTCTGCATATTGGTCGTCCCATCGGTTTACAAACTTTGAAGGTACGGTATATGCCCTTGGAGAGCTTGTAGAGTCCACTGGGACCGTAAACTCGGACCGCTCGGTCCTCTTCAGTGTAAGCAAGGACCAAGAAGTCTCATTCAGGACATTCCTCGCTGGGAAATTGATCACTGAAGGACGTGTCGAGACTGTAAGGGAAGCTGAGGGAGTTCTTCTTCGAGCCTCAGGCTTACTGAAATGCCCTGGTGCCATGTCTACATCGGCGATCATCGCAGAGGAGCTAACAAAGagcctcctgaaaaaaaaaaaaaacagccgtcaTTGGCGGCGCTTTCTACAGCCGGAGATGCGCAGTAACGACAGTGACAGAAG GAGCTCCTTGCCTGTCTTGTCGGTACCTTCGAAAGGCTCTTCTCACAAGAATGTCTTGGCTCAAGTGCCATCGCCGAAAGCAAGTGAGGACAGCTGCCCAGAGGCTGAGGTCAACCTTGCGAAAGCACAGGCGCCTTTCTAA
- the LOC142775099 gene encoding uncharacterized protein LOC142775099 → KEETLEEKISTLPPKQQENVRHCFRASKRKSTNGMRFTNEWMLECILMKMRSPKLYRHLRGHNILVLSGDTTLRKYTASYRSGFGFNRKVLETLKTKTDTMDTFSRRGGILVDEMKLSEHLSIDKTGRIGGFVDLGPFIPRADANLPCDHGMVVMFVPFAGKFSQVLGVFAAHGNVEGDLLCKIFIETTILAEQAGLFVDFITCDGASWNRRMWTSMGIQGTSSKITCKVKHPVDSKRNLHFLSDFPHLVKCLCNSLLKGGFSTPNGRV, encoded by the coding sequence AAAGAAGAGACACTGGAAGAGAAGATCTCTACGTTGCCCCCAAAGCAGCAGGAAAATGTGCGGCACTGTTTCAGAGCATCAAAGCGAAAGAGCACAAATGGCATGCGTTTCACTAATGAATGGATGCTCGAATGCATTCTCATGAAGATGAGAAGTCCGAAGCTCTATAGACATCTGAGAGGACACAACATTCTCGTGCTTTCGGGCGATACTACTCTGCGGAAGTACACCGCCTCGTACAGGAGTGGCTTCGGTTTCAACAGAAAGGTTCTAGAAACTTTGAAGACGAAAACAGACACAATGGACACCTTCAGCCGTCGTGGCGGCATCCTGGTGGACGAAATGAAGTTGTCTGAGCACCTTTCAATTGACAAGACTGGTAGAATCGGAGGCTTTGTCGACCTGGGGCCCTTTATACCACGGGCAGATGCGAACCTTCCTTGCGACCATGGTATGGTTGTTATGTTCGTGCCATTTGCAGGCAAATTTTCTCAGGTTTTGGGGGTGTTTGCTGCGCACGGAAATGTTGAGGGCGACCTTCTCTGCAAGATATTCATCGAAACAACGATCCTAGCAGAACAGGCAGGACTCTTTGTCGACTTCATAACCTGCGACGGAGCTTCGTGGAATAGACGAATGTGGACATCGATGGGCATCCAGGGAACCTCAAGCAAAATAACGTGCAAGGTGAAGCATCCTGTGGACTCCAAGAGGAACCTTCATTTCCTGTCAGACTTTCCTCATCTAGTGAAGTGCCTCTGCAACTCCCTCTTGAAAGGTGGTTTCAGCACACCAAATGGGCGGGTATAA